A single region of the Raphanus sativus cultivar WK10039 chromosome 1, ASM80110v3, whole genome shotgun sequence genome encodes:
- the LOC108855449 gene encoding uncharacterized protein At4g22758, which yields MLYKLKKRGMVKGNRILISVTFLGSPGPIRFVANEGDLVAAVIDTALKCYAREGRLPILGSDFNDFIFYCPMVGPEALSPWEAVGSLGARNFVLCEKSEEKKKVEEENGRSSFPINGARKRRKRRFRAWINKSFSLKVTTH from the exons ATGTTGTACAAGCTGAAGAAAAGAGGGATGGTTAAGGGAAACAGAATCTTGATCAGCGTTACGTTTCTTGGTAGCCCCGGTCCGATCCGGTTCGTTGCTAACGAAGGAGATCTGGTTGCTGCTGTGATCGACACTGCTCTTAAATGTTACGCTCGAGAAGGTCGGCTTCCCATTCTCGGATCCGACTTCAAcgattttattttctattgtcCCATGGTTGGACCTGAAG CTCTGAGTCCATGGGAAGCAGTTGGGTCGTTGGGAGCGAGGAACTTCGTGCTGTGTGAGAAGTcagaggaaaagaagaaggtgGAGGAAGAAAATGGAAGATCGAGTTTTCCCATTAATGGagctagaaaaagaagaaaaagaaggttTAGGGCTTGGATTAACAAATCCTTCAGTCTTAAAGTCACTACTCATTAG
- the LOC108812938 gene encoding uncharacterized protein LOC108812938, with protein sequence MDQIESVVEYNGFETTNGNSHADHGWKKVVYPKRNRKQKPSDQTAAATNGAHALSSNGDNVFRSLEEQTEDRRRRILAARKAADASEDSDLARSKRRSDGYGFDEGYGFDESDGEIDKENAKVVVEKVKKVKKEKKPKVTLAEAAGKIDASNLEAFLVEASESYGSQPEIQMMRFADYFGRALSGVSSSHFPWVKTFKESPLSKLIDMPLSHIPEAVNKTSGDWINQRPIQALGTFVLWALDCILADLAVQQGGAKGGKKGGAQHATSKSQVAIFVTVAMVLRRKPDALANVLPILRENPKYQGHDKLPVTVWMMAQASQGDLSVGLLSWAHNLLPVVNSKSCNPQSRDLILQLVERILSNPKARTILVSGAVRKGERLIPPPSFEILMRLTFPASSARVKATERFEAIYPLLKDVSLAGAAGSKAMKQTTQQIFTFALKAAGEGNPVLAKEAAAVAIWAITQNVDCCKHWENLYNENLEASVTVLKKFIDEWKERSVKLTPSETLTLNRTMKSLRLKNEEALAEGGASGASQSLYKDADKCCKVISGKLSSGSGYFKGIAIAAILAAAGAAALSANPDAIDELKSQVESLDLSKLTESVMTAFKN encoded by the exons ATGGATCAGATCGAGTCCGTCGTGGAGTACAATGGCTTCGAAACCACCAACGGAAACTCCCACGCCGACCACGGGTGGAAGAAAGTCGTCTACCCGAAACGCAACCGGAAGCAGAAACCGTCGGATCAGACGGCGGCGGCGACGAACGGAGCCCACGCATTATCATCCAACGGAGACAACGTCTTCCGCTCCCTCGAGGAGCAAACCGAAGATCGCCGTCGACGGATCCTCGCCGCGAGGAAGGCCGCCGACGCCTCGGAAGACTCCGATCTGGCGAGATCCAAACGCCGATCCGACGGGTACGGTTTCGACGAGGGGTACGGTTTCGACGAGAGCGACGGTGAGATCGATAAGGAGAATGcgaaggtggtggtggagaaggtgaagaaggtgaagaaggagaagaagcctAAGGTGACTTTAGCTGAAGCTGCTGGGAAGATTGACGCGTCGAATCTCGAAGCTTTCCTCGTCGAAGCTTCG gAATCGTATGGGAGTCAGCCGGAGATTCAGATGATGAGATTTGCTGATTACTTTGGGAGAGCTCTCTCTGGAGTCTCTTCATCTCATTTCCCTTGGGTCAAGACCTTCAAGGAGTCTCCTTTGTCTAAGCTCATCGAT ATGCCTCTGTCTCATATCCCTGAAGCTGTTAATAAGACATCAGGGGATTGGATCAACCAACGGCCTATTCAGGCACTTGGAACGTTTGTATTGTGGGCATTGGATTGCATTCTTGCTGACTTGGCTGTACAGCAAGGAGGCGCCAAGGGTGGTAAGAAGGGCGGCGCACAACATGCTACTTCAAAGTCTCAG GTTGCGATATTTGTGACGGTGGCAATGGTATTGCGCAGGAAGCCTGATGCTCTAGCTAATGTATTGCCAATTTTGAGGGAGAATCCCAAGTATCAAGGACATGATAAGCTTCCAGTTACAGTTTGGATGATGGCTCAG GCCTCTCAAGGTGATCTATCAGTAGGCTTGCTCTCGTGGGCGCACAACCTGTTACCGGTTGTTAATAGCAAGAGTTGCAACCCTCAGTCAAGAGATCTCATCCTTCAGTTGGTTGAGAG GATCTTGTCCAACCCGAAGGCCAGGACCATTCTTGTAAGTGGGGCTGTTAGGAAGGGAGAGAGATTGATTCCTCCTCCTTCGTTTGAGATCTTAATGAGACTTACTTTCCCTGCATCATCCGCAAGAGTGAAG GCTACAGAGAGGTTTGAGGCAATATATCCCTTGTTGAAAGATGTGTCTCTCGCTGGTGCAGCTGGGAGTAAGGCAATGAAGCAAACCACTCAGCAAATATTCACTTTTGCTCTGAAAGCAGCTGGGGAAG GGAATCCCGTATTAGCCAAGGAAGCGGCTGCAGTCGCTATCTGGGCCATAACCCAAAACGTTGATTGCTGCAAGCACTGG GAGAATCTCTATAACGAGAATCTGGAAGCAAGTGTTACTGTTCTCAAAAAGTTCATAGACGAGTGGAAGGAGCGTTCTGTCAAGCTGACTCCTAGTGAAACCCTCACTCTGAACAGAACAATGAAGAGCCTGAGGCTAAAG AACGAGGAAGCTCTTGCTGAAGGAGGAGCCAGTGGTGCAAGCCAGTCACTTTACAAAGATGCAGACAAATGCTGCAAGGTGATCTCCGGGAAACTATCCAGTGGGAGTGGCTACTTCAAAGGTATAGCTATCGCTGCAATTCTGGCAGCTGCAGGTGCTGCTGCTCTGTCTGCCAACCCGGATGCTATAGACGAGCTGAAGAGCCAGGTGGAATCGTTGGATCTCAGCAAATTGACTGAGTCAGTAATGACAGCTTTTAAGAACTAA
- the LOC108813230 gene encoding probable phosphoglucomutase, cytoplasmic 1: MVFKVSLVSTSPIDGQKPGTSGLRKKVKVFKQPNYLHNFVQSTFNALTPEKVKGATLVVSGDGRYYSNDAVQIIIKMAAANGVRRVWVGKNTLLSTPAVSAVIRERSGPDGSKATGGFILTASHNPGGPTEDFGIKYNMENGGPAPESITDKIYENTKTIKEYPIAEDLPIVDISAVGVTSFEGPEGKFDVEVFDSADDYVKLMKSIFDFESIRKLLSSPKFSFCYDAMHGVAGAYAHRIFVEELGAQESSLLNCVPKEDFGGGHPDPNLTYAKELVARMGLGKSDTGVEPPEFGAAADGDADRNMILGKRFFVTPSDSVAIIAANAIGAIPYFSSGLKGVARSMPTSAALDVVAKSLNLKFFEVPTGWKFFGNLMDAGMCSVCGEESFGTGSDHIREKDGIWAVLAWLSILAHKNKENLEGDNKLVTVEDIVRKHWATYGRHYYTRYDYENVDAGKAKELMEHLVKLQSSIPEVNKMVKGIRSDVANVSSADEFEYKDPVDGSISKHQGIRYLFEDGSRLVFRLSGTGSEGATIRLYIEQYEKDASKTGRESHEALSPLVDIALKLSKMEEFTGRSAPTVIT; encoded by the exons ATGGTATTCAAGGTCTCTCTCGTCTCAACCTCCCCTATCGATGGCCAGAAACCTGGCACCTCTGGTCTCCGTAAGAAG GTGAAAGTCTTCAAGCAACCCAATTACCTACACAACTTTGTCCAATCAACTTTTAATGCTCTTACCCCTGAGAAAGTCAAAG GTGCCACACTCGTGGTCTCTGGTGATGGACGCTATTACTCAAATGATGCTGTTCAG ATCATTATTAAGATGGCAGCAGCCAACGGCGTGCGACGTGTGTGGGTTGGTAAAAACACTCTGTTATCAACTCCTGCTGTATCGGCTGTGATTCGTGAAAGATCCGGACCTGAT GGTTCAAAAGCAACGGGAGGATTTATTTTAACAGCGAGTCACAATCCTGGTGGCCCTACTGAG GATTTTGGAATCAAATACAATATGGAAAACGGAGGACCTGCTCCTGAATCAATCACTGACAAGATTTACGAGAACACTAAGACGATCAAGGAGTACCCAATAGCAGAAGATCTACCCATT GTTGATATATCTGCCGTTGGTGTGACCAGTTTCGAAGGACCTGAAGGAAAGTTTGATGTTGAAGTTTTTGATTCCGCAGATGACTACGTTAAATTAATGAA GTCAATCTTTGACTTTGAATCCATCCGGAAGTTGCTTTCATCTCCAAAGTTTTCATTCTG CTATGATGCAATGCATGGAGTTGCTGGAGCCTATGCACATCGGATCTTTGTCGAAGAACTCGGTGCGCAAGAAAGTTCTTTGTTGAACTGCGTACCCAAG GAGGACTTTGGTGGAGGTCATCCCGATCCCAACCTAACCTATGCTAAGGAGCTTGTGGCACGAATGGGTTTAGGTAAATCTGACACCGGAGTTGAACCTCCAGAGTTTGGTGCCGCTGCTGATGGTGATGCAGACCGTAACATGATCCTTGGTAAAAG GTTCTTTGTAACTCCTTCTGATTCAGTTGCTATAATTGCTGCAAATGCTATTGGGGCCATACCGTACTTCAGCTCTGGTTTGAAAGGTGTTGCAAG GAGCATGCCGACCTCAGCTGCTCTTGACGTCGTTGCAAAAAGCTTGAATTTGAAGTTCTTTGAG GTTCCAACAGGCTGGAAGTTTTTCGGTAATCTGATGGATGCTGGAATGTGTTCTGTTTGTGGGGAAGAGAGTTTTGGAACTG GCTCTGATCATATCCGTGAGAAAGATGGGATTTGGGCAGTCCTTGCGTGGTTGTCCATACTTGCTCACAAGAACAAGGAAAATCTTGAGGGTGACAATAAATTGGTGACGGTTGAAGACATTGTCCGCAAACACTGGGCTACCTATGGTCGTCACTATTACACTCGTTACGACTATGAG AATGTAGATGCAGGTAAAGCTAAGGAACTGATGGAGCATTTGGTCAAACTGCAATCTTCAATCCCTGAAGTCAACAA GATGGTGAAAGGAATTCGTTCGGACGTGGCGAATGTATCCAGTGCAGATGAATTCGAGTACAAAGATCCAGTTGATGGCTCCATCTCCAAGCACCAGGGAATCCGTTACTTGTTTGAAGATGGATCACGACTT GTCTTCCGTCTATCTGGAACTGGCTCGGAAGGAGCAACCATCCGACTATACATTGAACAGTACGAGAAGGATGCTTCGAAAACCGGACGAGAGTCTCATGAAGCTCTGTCTCCTCTG GTGGACATAGCTCTGAAGCTGTCCAAGATGGAGGAGTTCACTGGCCGATCAGCCCCCACCGTCATAACATAA
- the LOC108851634 gene encoding LOW QUALITY PROTEIN: probable pectinesterase/pectinesterase inhibitor 6 (The sequence of the model RefSeq protein was modified relative to this genomic sequence to represent the inferred CDS: inserted 1 base in 1 codon) produces MDHKPPRCLYTKYILPMIYALSIFHTNAYFITSCKQTPYPNVCAHHMSNSPLKTLDDQTDGLTFHDLVVSSTMDQAIHLNRLVSKVKRRRSIHRHAKSALLDCLELYEDTIDQLNHSRSSYALNFSAHDRQTSLSAAIANQDTCKNGFKDFNLTSSYSKYFPIHVHRNLTKSISNSLAVSKAASEAVAEKRPAKAFTKFNKQGSSAGGGGGRRLMSSDDKFPSWISLPDRKLLEDSXTTVKPDLVVAKDGSGHYTSIQQAINAAAKLPRRNKRLVIYVKAGVYRENVEIKKSIKDVMVIGDGIDSTVVTGSRNVKDGTTTFRSATFAVSGSGFIARDITFENTAGPEKHQAVALRSGSDFAVFYGCSFKGYQDTLYLHSRRQFLRNCNVYGTVDFVFGDATAILQNCNIYARKPMSGQKNTVTAQSRKDPNENTGFVIQSSTVSTAAETYLGRPWKQYSRTVFMKCSLGEMVNPAGWLPWSGDFALRTLYYGEYGNTGAGASVSGRVKWPGYHVLKTATEAGKFTVENFLDGNYWITAAGVPVNAGL; encoded by the exons ATGGATCACAAACCTCCCAGATGtttatacacaaaatatattttaccaaTGATTTATGCCCTATCAATCTTTCATACCAACGCCTATTTCATAACTTCATGCAAACAAACTCCATACCCTAACGTCTGCGCTCACCACATGTCTAATTCACCTCTCAAAACTTTAGACGACCAAACCGATGGGCTCACTTTCCACGACCTTGTGGTTAGCTCCACCATGGACCAGGCCATTCACCTAAACCGCCTCGTCTCTAAGGTGAAACGGCGTCGCTCTATCCACAGACATGCCAAGTCAGCTTTGCTCGACTGCTTGGAGCTCTACGAAGATACCATAGACCAACTCAACCACTCTCGGAGTTCATATGCTCTAAACTTTTCAGCGCATGATAGACAAACCTCGTTAAGCGCTGCCATAGCTAATCAAGACACTTGCAAAAACGGGTTTAAAGATTTTAATCTAACCTCTTCCTATTCAAAATATTTCCCTATACACGTCCACAGGAATCTCACTAAATCAATAAGCAACTCTCTAGCGGTTTCAAAGGCCGCGTCTGAGGCGGTTGCCGAGAAGCGTCCAGCAAAGGCGTTCACAAAATTCAACAAGCAAGGAAGTAGCgctggaggtggtggtggtcgGAGATTGATGTCTTCGGACGACAAGTTTCCTTCGTGGATCTCTCTTCCCGACCGTAAACTTCTAGAAGATT AAACTACGGTTAAACCTGATCTTGTGGTAGCTAAAGACGGTTCGGGTCATTACACAAGTATTCAACAGGCGATAAACGCAGCAGCCAAACTTCCTAGGAGAAACAAGAGACTTGTAATATACGTTAAAGCTGGTGTTTACCGAGAAAACGTGGAGATCAAGAAATCAATCAAGGACGTGATGGTTATCGGAGACGGCATCGACTCTACCGTCGTCACCGGTAGTAGGAACGTTAAAGATGGCACGACGACGTTTCGGTCCGCAACTTTTG CTGTCTCCGGCAGCGGTTTTATCGCACGAGACATAACATTCGAGAACACCGCGGGCCCGGAGAAACACCAGGCAGTGGCTCTCCGGTCAGGCTCAGATTTCGCAGTCTTCTACGGCTGTTCTTTCAAAGGCTACCAAGACACTCTCTACCTTCACTCCCGCCGTCAGTTCTTGAGAAACTGCAACGTCTACGGAACCGTCGACTTCGTCTTCGGAGACGCAACCGCAATCCTCCAAAACTGCAACATCTACGCTCGTAAACCGATGAGCGGCCAGAAAAACACTGTCACGGCTCAGTCCCGCAAAGACCCTAACGAGAACACAGGATTCGTCATCCAGAGCTCGACGGTGTCTACGGCGGCGGAGACTTACTTAGGAAGGCCGTGGAAACAGTATTCTAGGACGGTGTTCATGAAATGCAGCCTCGGAGAGATGGTGAATCCGGCGGGATGGTTGCCTTGGAGCGGTGACTTTGCTCTGAGGACTCTTTATTACGGCGAGTATGGTAACACTGGCGCAGGAGCAAGTGTCTCCGGTAGAGTTAAGTGGCCAGGTTATCATGTTTTGAAGACGGCGACGGAGGCGGGGAAGTTCACGGTGGAGAATTTCTTGGACGGGAATTATTGGATTACGGCGGCGGGAGTACCGGTCAATGCGGGGCTTTGA
- the LOC108839508 gene encoding 21 kDa protein yields MSQKIHTHITEEIMKKPSLHQPILFFFLATLLPLILTVHSQPSPSPSPSPSPSPSDDSDFIQTSCNTTLYPDVCVSSLSNFSTYAHNDPALLARAAISVTLSKALELGKYLSNVSTLSEIHVDGGHHPTAAAVFHDCFENLKDAVEEMRGSMKQMRDLVTTGSLESFRFQMSNVQTWLSAALTDEETCTDGFKDVQDEPRKDEVCARVDDVKKLTSNALALVNRCVDNAIH; encoded by the coding sequence ATGTCACAGaaaatacacacacatataacagaagaaatcatgaagaaaccttctcttcatcaaccaattctcttcttcttcttagcaACCCTTCTCCCACTAATCCTGACCGTCCATTCTCAACCATCTCCATCACcttcaccatcaccatcaccatcccCATCAGACGACTCAGATTTCATCCAGACGAGCTGCAACACCACTTTATACCCTGACGTCTGCGTCTCCTCTCTCTCAAACTTCTCAACCTACGCCCACAACGACCCAGCACTCTTGGCTCGAGCAGCAATCTCCGTCACTCTCTCCAAGGCCCTCGAGTTAGGCAAATACCTCTCCAACGTATCTACTCTCTCTGAAATCCACGTAGATGGTGGCCACCACCCAACCGCAGCCGCCGTTTTTCATGACTGCTTCGAGAACCTCAAAGACGCAGTCGAAGAAATGAGAGGCTCAATGAAACAGATGAGGGATTTGGTCACCACTGGCTCGCTCGAGTCTTTCAGGTTTCAGATGAGTAACGTGCAGACTTGGCTTAGTGCGGCTTTAACCGATGAGGAGACTTGTACAGACGGGTTTAAAGACGTTCAAGATGAGCCTAGGAAAGATGAGGTGTGTGCTCGGGTCGATGATGTCAAGAAGTTGACTAGTAATGCGTTGGCCCTAGTTAATCGATGTGTTGATAATGCGATACATTGA
- the LOC108852448 gene encoding endoglucanase 4 has product MAGKPLTFSGLAPAAAAMILAMLLLSPEICTGHDYRDALKKSILFFEGQRSGKLPPDQRLKWRRDSALRDGSSAGVDLTGGYYDAGDNVKFGFPMAFTTTMMSWSVIDFGKTMGPELGNAVKAIRWGTDYLLKATAIPGVVFVQVGDAYSDHNCWERPEDMDTLRTVYKVDKDHPGSEVAGETAAALAAASIVFEKRDPAYSKRLLDRAARVFAFANKYRGAYSDSLRQAVCPFYCDFNGYEDELLWGAAWLHKASKKRVYREFILKNKEILRAGETIHEFGWDNKHAGINVLISKTVLMGKADYFQSFKQNADEFICSLLPGISHPQVEYSLGGLLVKSGGSNMQHVTSLSFLLLTYSNYLSHANKVVPCGQFTASPALLRQVAKRQVDYILGDNPMKMSYMVGYGSRFPQRIHHRGSSVPSVVDHPARIGCKEGSRYFLSPSPNPNLLIGAVVGGPNVTDDFPDSRPYFQLTEPTTYINAPLLGLLSYFSART; this is encoded by the exons ATGGCGGGAAAACCCTTAACTTTCTCGGGACTCGCTCCGGCAGCGGCGGCGATGATTCTTGCTATGCTCCTCCTCTCACCGGAGATCTGCACAGGACACGACTATCGCGACGCTCTCAAGAAGAGCATCCTCTTCTTCGAGGGCCAACGCTCCGGCAAGCTCCCACCGGATCAACGCCTCAAATGGCGCCGCGACTCCGCGTTACGCGACGGTTCCTCCGCCGGCGTGGATTTGACCGGAGGCTACTACGACGCCGGAGACAACGTGAAGTTCGGTTTCCCGATGGCCTTCACTACGACGATGATGTCGTGGAGCGTCATCGACTTCGGGAAAACGATGGGACCGGAGCTCGGAAACGCCGTCAAAGCGATCAGATGGGGAACGGACTATCTCCTCAAAGCGACCGCGATTCCCGGCGTCGTGTTCGTGCAAGTCGGAGACGCTTACTCCGACCACAACTGCTGGGAGCGGCCGGAGGACATGGACACGTTGCGAACGGTCTACAAAGTCGACAAGGACCATCCTGGTTCAGAAGTGGCCGGCGAGACAGCAGCCGCTTTAGCCGCAGCGTCGATCGTGTTTGAAAAACGCGATCCAGCATACTCCAAACGCCTGCTGGACCGTGCAGCAAGG GTGTTTGCGTTTGCTAATAAGTACAGAGGGGCGTACAGTGATAGTCTTCGTCAAGCAGTGTGTCCTTTTTACTGCGACTTCAACGGCTACGAG GATGAGTTGCTTTGGGGAGCAGCGTGGCTACACAAAGCTTCGAAGAAACGAGTGTACAGAGAGTTTATTCTGAAGAACAAAGAGATTCTAAGAGCTGGAGAGACGATCCACGAGTTTGGTTGGGATAATAAACATGCTGGGATTAATGTCTTAATCTCCAAAACGGTCCTAATGGGAAAAGCAGATTATTTTCAGAGCTTTAAGCAAAACGCTGATGAGTTTATCTGTTCTTTATTGCCTGGGATTTCTCACCCTCAAGTCGAATATTCACTAG GAGGATTACTAGTGAAGAGTGGAGGGAGTAACATGCAGCATGTAACATCTTTGTCGTTTCTGTTATTAACATATTCTAATTACCTAAGTCACGCCAATAAGGTAGTGCCTTGTGGCCAATTCACAGCTTCTCCAGCTCTTCTCCGTCAAGTAGCTAAGCGACAG GTGGACTACATACTAGGAGACAATCCAATGAAAATGTCGTACATGGTTGGGTATGGTTCGAGGTTTCCACAGAGGATTCACCATCGTGGAAGCTCGGTTCCTTCCGTCGTAGACCATCCTGCTCGCATAGGGTGCAAAGAAGGGTCTCGTTATTTCCTCAGCCCGAGCCCTAACCCTAACTTGTTAATTGGCGCGGTCGTTGGTGGGCCTAATGTTACTGACGATTTTCCTGATTCGAGGCCTTACTTTCAGCTGACTGAGCCCACGACTTATATCAACGCACCTCTACTGGGCCTTCTTAGTTACTTTTCGGCCCGTACTTGA